The genomic interval GCTGACCCGTGCCCTGGGCGAGACCGACCTGGCCGAGGCGCTGCGCCGGGCCAGCTCTGCCGAGGCCTTGCTCAAACTGTTGCAAGGCGCGCCACAGGCGTTGGCGTTAGATGCGCAACTGGTTAGCTTGAACCTGCCGGCCGAAGATTTCGACGAGCTGGCCTGGCGCGGTGCGCGCCTGCTGCAGCGCGCCGGTTGCGTCGACAGTGGCTTTGCCGCCGTGCTGCAGCAGGCCGAGCCTTTGCCACTGGGCGAGGGCCTGTGGTGGCTGCACAGCGAGCGCCAGGTGCGCCAGCCGGGCCTGGCATTCATCACCCCGCAGCAACCGCTGCGCTATCGCGATCAGCCGCTCAACGGCCTGTTCTGCCTGGCCAGCCTCGGCGCCGCTCATCAGGCTTTGCTCGAGCGCTTGTGCGAAGTGCTGATCGAAGGGCGCGGGCAGATGCTCTACCAGGCCACCAGCAGCCGTGCGGTGCTGCAGGTGCTGGGCGGTGAGGCGCCGGCGGATTGGCCCAGCGCGCGCATCCTGTTGGCCAACCCCCATGGTTTGCATGCCCGCCCGGCCAAGGTGCTGGCGCAACTGGCCAAAGGCTTCGAGGGCGAAATCCGTGTGCGGCTGACCGACAGCGCGCAGCCAGCGGTGTCGGTCAAGAGCCTTAGCAAGCTGCTGAGCCTCGGCGCCCGCCGTGGCCAGGAGCTGGAACTGATTGCCGAACCGGCCATCGCCGCCGATGCCTTGCCAGCGCTGCTGGCGGCCATCGAAGCGGGCTTGGGCGAGGACGTCGAGCCGCTGCCACAAAGCTCCGCACCGCTAGCCAGCCTGCCGCTCGAAGTGCTTCAGGCACCCGCCGCAGGCAGCCGGATCCAGGGTGTAGGCGCGGCGCCTGGGATTGCCAGTGGCCCGGCGCACGTCTGCGTCGAGCGCGACATCGATTACCCCCTGCGCGGCGAATCCCTCGCCCAGGAACGGGCCAAGCTGCGCGAGGCCTTGGCAACGGTGAACAGCGAGCTGCACAACTTGGTGCAGCGCAGCGACAAGGCCATCGGTGAGATCTTCGTCACCCACCAAGAGATGCTCGCAGATCCGGCGCTGGCCGATGATGTCGAGCAGCGCCTGGCCCAAGGCGAAAGCGCCCCGGCGGCGTGGATGGCCGTGATCGAGGCGGCTGCCCGGCAGCAAGAGTCGCTGCACGATGCTTTGCTCGCCGAACGGGCCGCTGACCTGCGCGACATCGGCCGGCGCGTGCTGGCCCAGTTGTGCGGGGTGCAGGCGCAGGTCGAGCCGGAACAGCCCTATGTGCTGGTGATGACCGAGGTCGGCCCTTCCGATGTGGCCAGGCTGGACCCGAGCCGGGTCGCCGGTATCGTCACCGCCCAAGGCGGCGCGACGGCCCACAGCGCCATTGTCGCCCGCGCCCTGGGCATTCCGGCAGTGGTCGGCGCCGGTGCGGCGATTCTGCTGCTCGAGGCCGGCACGCCATTGCTGCTCGATGGGCAACGCGGTGTGGTCAGTGTTGCGCCAGCGGCCGCCGAGCTGCAGCGTGCCCTGGCCGAGCGCGACCAGCGCGAACAGCGCTTGCAGGCAGCCTGGGCCCATCGCCATGAACCGGCAGTCACCCGCGATGGCCATGCGGTCGAGGTTTTCGCCAACATCGGTGAGAGCAGCGGTATCGACAAGGTGGTGGAGCAGGGCGCGGAAGGTGTCGGGCTGCTGCGCACCGAACTGATCTTCATGGCCCACCCCCAGGCACCCGACGTCGCCACCCAAGAGGCCGAGTACCGCCGCGTGCTCGATGGCCTGGGTGGGCGGCCCCTGGTGGTGCGCACCCTGGATGTCGGCGGCGACAAGCCGCTGCCGTACTGGCCGATCGCTGCCGAAGACAACCCCTTCCTCGGTGTGCGCGGCGTGCGTTTGACGTTGCAGCGCCCGCAGGTCATGGAAGACCAGTTGCGCGCCTTGCTGCGCGCCGCTGACCAGCGCCCGCTGCGGATCATGTTCCCGATGGTCGGCCAGGTGCACGAATGGCGTGAAGCGCGGGCCATGGTCGAGCGCCTGCGTTTGGAAATCCCCGTGGCCGACCTGCAACTGGGGATCATGGTCGAGGTGCCCTCGGCAGCCCTGCTGGCGCCGCAGTTGGCCCGCGAAGTGGACTTCTTCAGCATCGGCACCAACGACCTGACCCAATACACCCTGGCCATCGACCGTGGCCACCCGAGCCTGTCGGCCCAGGCCGACGGCCTGCACCCGGCCGTATTGAGCCTGATCGACATGACCGTGCGCGCTGCCCATGCCGAAGGCAAGTGGGTGGGCGTGTGCGGTGAGCTGGCCGCCGACCCCCAGGCGGTGGCCGTGCTGCTTGGCCTGGATGTTGACGAGTTGAGCGTCGCCGCCCGCAGCATTGCCGAAGTCAAAGCCCTGGTGCGCCAGGCCGATCACCAAACGGCCCGCGCCCTGGCGCGCGAAGCCTTGCAACAAGACAGCGCCGCGGCGGTTCGCGCGCTGGTGGAGCGTTACTGATGGCCAAGATCCTCACCCTTACCCTGAACCCGGCGCTGGATATCACCATCAGCCTCGATACTTTGTGCCCGGGGCACGTCAACCGTAGCCAGGCCCAGCACAGCGATGCGGCGGGCAAAGGGCTGAACGTTGCCCAGGTCTTGGCCGACCTTGGCCACAGCGTCACCGTGGGCGGCTTTCTTGGGCAGGACAACCTGCAGCCGTTCGAGGCCTTGATCGCCTGGCGTGGTTTTGCCGACTGTTTTGTCCGCGTGCCAGGCGAAACGCGCAGCAACATCAAGCTGGTCGAAGCTGACGGCCGCGTGACCGATATCAACGGCCAGGGGCCAGAAGTCGATGAAGCCGCCCGTACCGCGTTGCTGCGGCAGCTGGAACAGATCGCCCCAGGGCATGACGCGGTAGTGGTGGCCGGCAGCCTGCCACGGGGTATCAGCCCCGAATGGTTCCGCCAGTTGCTCGAGCAACTCAAAGCTCAGGGCCTCAAGGTCGCCCTCGACAGCAGCGGCGAAGCCTTGCGCGTCGGCCTGCAAAGCGCGCCTTGGCTGGTCAAGCCCAACACCGAGGAATTGGGCGAGGTGCTGGGCCTGGCCGTACAAACCCCAGCACAGCAACGCGCGGCTGCCGAGCGGCTGCTGGCCAGCGGCATCGAGCATGTGGTGGTGTCGGCCGGCGAGCACGGCGTCAGCTGGTTCGCCTGCGACCTCGCCCTGCATGCCCAGCCGCCCACGGTGCGGGTGGCCAGCACCGTGGGCGCGGGGGATTCGCTGGTGGCTGGCATGGTCGATGGCCTGTTGCGTGGCGAGGCGCCCGCGCAGACCTTGAGCCGTGCTACCGCCATTGCCGCCCAGGCCGTGACCCAGGTCGGCTTTGGCATACGTGACCGCGAGCAACTGGCACGCCTTGAAGCCGGCGTGCAACTGACAGAACAACAAGAGGGTTGCCGATGAACATTGCCATTGTCACCGCCTGCCCCAACGGCCAGGTGTCCAGTGTGCTGAGCGCGCGCTTGCTGGCGGCAGCCGCGCAGCGCCGTGGCTGGAGCACCCGTGTCGAGGTGCAGGACGCCGAGCACCCCGAGCGGCAACTGACGGCGGCCCAGCTTGCCGAGGCCGATTGGGTACTGGTAGTAAGCACCGGGCCAATCGACCTGGCCCGCTTCGTCGGCAAGCGCGTGTACCAGAGCACGCCGTCCCAGGCCCTGGCCGACCGTGAGGGGTTCCTCGACGAGGCGGCGGCCAACGCCCAGCTGTTGGCGGATACGCCCGACAGCCCGGCAGCGTTGAGTGGCGCTGGCGTGCGGATTGTCGCGGTCACGGCGTGCCCGACCGGCGTCGCGCACACGTTCATGGCTGCCGAAGCCTTGCAGCAGGCCGCGCAGCAGCAGGGCTATCAACTCACCGTGGAGACCCAGGGCTCGGTGGGGGCACGCAACCCGCTGTCCGCCCAAGCCATCGCCGAAGCCGACGTGGTGCTGCTGGCCGCCGACATCGAAGTGCCCACCGCACGGTTTGCCGGCAAGCGCATTTACCGCTGCGGCACCGGCATCGCCCTCAAGCAGGCACGCGCCACCCTGGACAAGGCCCTGGCTGAAGGCAAGGTCGAGAACGCTGCAGATGCCGCGGCGGCCTCCGCTTCCGGTAAGGGTGAAAAGACCGGCGTGTACAAGCACCTGCTCACCGGGGTGTCGTTCATGCTGCCGATGGTCGTGGCGGGTGGCCTGCTGATCGCCTTGTCGTTCGTGTTCGGCATCGAGGCCTACAAGGAGCCGGGCACCTTGCCGGCAGCGTTGATGCAGATTGGCGGCGAGGCGGCGTTCAAACTGATGGTGCCGCTGTTGGCCGGCTACATCGCCTGGTCGATCGCCGACCGCCCGGGCCTGGCGCCCGGTATGATTGGTGGGTTGCTGGCCAGCACCCTGGGCGCGGGCTTCATCGGCGGCATCATCGCCGGTTTTCTCGCCGGCTACAGCGCCAAGGCCATTGCCCGCTGGGCACGCTTGCCGAGCAGCCTGGAGGCGCTCAAGCCGATCTTGATCATTCCGCTGTTGGCCAGCTTGTTCACGGGCCTGGTGATGATCTACGTGGTTGGCCAGCCGGTGGCGGCCATGCTCGAAGGGCTGACACAGTTCCTCGACAGTATGGGCACCACCAATGCCATCCTGCTGGGGTTGGTACTCGGCGGCATGATGTGTGTCGACCTGGGCGGCCCGATCAACAAGGCCGCCTACGCCTTCTCGGTGGGCCTGCTGGCCTCTTCGAGCTATGCCCCCATGGCGGCGACCATGGCCGCTGGCATGGTGCCGCCCATCGGCCTGGGCATTGCCAGCTTCCTCGCCCGGCGCAAGTTCGCCCAGAGTGAACGCGAGGCGGGCAAGGCCGCGTTGGCACTGGGGCTGTGCTTCATCTCTGAAGGTGCCATCCCGTTTGCCGCCAAGGACCCGCTACGGGTGATCCCGGCGAGTGTCGCCGGTGGTGCCTTGACCGGTGCACTGTCGATGTACTTCGGCTGCAAGCTGATGGCGCCGCACGGTGGCCTGTTCGTGCTGCTGATCCCCAATGCCATCAACCATGCGTTGCTGTACCTGCTGGCGATCGTCGCCGGCAGCTTGCTGACGGCCGTGGTGTATGCGGTGATCAAGAAGAGCGAGCAAGTGGAACTGGCTGTCGCGCCGGTGAAAGGCTAGCCCCACCCCGTCACGAACTGTGTAGGAGCAGCCTTGTGCTGCGAAGAGGCCAGTTTGGCTGTAGAGAGGCTGGAGCGGTAATGGCCTCTTCGCAGCACGAGGCTGCTCCTACAGCACCCAATGAGGCGCTGTTAGCGCCGATGCTTTTGCCGCAACGGCTCTAGCAAGTCCATCAGCCCGTTGTGATCGACTTCATGCATCAACGCCAATAACCCGCCCAGTTCTCCGGCAGGGAAGCCTTTGCGCGCGAACCAGGCCAGGTAGTCGCCCGGCAGGTCGGCGATGATCCGGCCTTGGTATTTGCCAAAGGGCATGGTCCGGGTGACCAGCAGTTCGAGGGTTTCCGGTTTCATCGACGCACCTGGCAGTCCAAAAGCGCCGACCATACTGCAATCTGCACGAAGGCCCAAGCGGCAATCATGCAGAACGCCGCGTCGAATACATTCTTCTAATTGATTAACTTGTTGATTTATAACGATTTATTTTTATGTCTAAGGTTGGCACGAACGCTGCTCCATTACAGATGACTATCACCTGCCAAGGAGTTCGTGAAATGAGCAACCCCAACAAAGACGTAATTGATGTGCTCAACGACCTGATCGAATACAGCAAGGATGGCGAAAAAGGCTTCAAGTCGTCGGCTGATGACGTCAAGAACCCAGAGCTGAAAGCCTTCTTCGTGCAGCGCGCCGGTGAGTGCGCCAATGCCGCCGGTGAACTGCAAAGCGAAGTGCGCCGCTTGGGTGGCGATCCTGAGACGTCCACCAGCATCAGCGGCGACCTGCACCGTGGTTGGGTCAACCTCAAGGCGATGGTCACCGGCAAGGATGAAGAGGCCGTGCTGAACGAAGTCGAGCGGGGCGAGGACCATGCCCTGAAAGCCTACAAGGAAGCCCGCGAGAAACTGGTCAAACTGGGCCGTACCGCCAGCGATCAGAGCTACACCCTGGTGGAAAAACAACTGCAAGGCGTGCAACGTAACCACGACCAGGTGAAAGCGCTGCGTAACGCCGCCCGCGCCCGCTCCTAGTCGCCAGGCCCTTCTACCCGGTTACGGCCATTGGCCTTGGCCCGGTAGAGCGCCTCATCCGCAGCCCCCAGCACGCTCGCCAGATCGTGCTGGGGGTTTGCTTCGTAGAGGCCGATGCCGATGCTGACCGTGACGGCACGGGTGTCATTGGCAAAGGGCGCCAGGGCCGCGACGCTGGCCCGAATGCGCTCGGCCAGCAGGGTGGCGCCGGCCAGATCGGTTTCTGGCAATATCACCTGAAATTCCTCCCCGCCATAGCGTGCCGCCAGGTCCGCCGGGCGCCTGATGCACCCCTCGATGCACTTCGCCACTTCGCGTAAGGCATGGTCACCACCCGCGTGGCCGTGGCGCTGGTTGAATGCCTTGAAATGGTCCACATCCACCATCAGCACGGCCAACGGTTTGTGGTTGCGCTGCGCGCGTGCCCACTCCTGGCGCAGCACCTGGTCCAGCCGGCGGCGGTTGGCCAGGCCGGTCAGGCTGTCGGTGGCGGCCAGGGTGGCCAGGCCTTGTTCGGCCTCGTGCCGGCGGCGCAGCTCGCGGCCCAGCAGCAAGGTTAGCCAGAGGATGCCGATGCACAGCACGCCGGTGGCCACGCTGACCAGAATCGCGGTGCGCCGCCACGACTGGAACACCTCGTCGGCCGAGTGCGCCACCAACACGATCAGCGGCAGGTCGGCGACCCGGGCGAAGGTGTACATGCGTGAGGTGCCGTGGGTGGCAGAAAGGGCTGTGAAGCTGCCGCTGCGCTCGCCAAGGATGCGCTTGAAGTTGGGCCGCTCGGCGTAATTGGTGCCGATCAGCGGGTCTTGCGGGCGGGTCGGCTGGCGGGCCAGCAACTGGCCGTCGGTATTGAACAGGTTGATGCTGCTGTCATCTCCGATGTCCAGGCGCTTGAACAGTTCGCTGAAGTACGAGAGGCGCAGGGCACCCGCTGCCAGGCCGGCGAATTCGCCGTCTGGGCCGGGGATGCGCCGGCTGAAACTGATGCACCAGTCCTGGTCGCCCAGCTTGGCCTTGAACGGCGGGCCGACCAGCAAGCCGAGGTTGGCGTTGTGTTGATGGGCCTTGAACACACCGGTGTCGGCGAAGTTGGCCTGGCGCGGTATGGCGCTGGTGGAATCGCCCACCACGTTACCTTGCTTGTCGAGCCAGAGTACGTCACCGCGTTTGCGGTCGACGAAGGCTTCATTGAACAACAGGCGCTGGCGCAACACGCCAGGCACTTCAGGCAGCTCCTTGCGCCCGACTGCCCAGATCAGCCCTTGCAACGACTGATCGTAGAGTTCGGCATTGCGCAGGATATCGCTTTCGATCAGCTGGACGATGTTGTTGGAAG from Pseudomonas kermanshahensis carries:
- a CDS encoding sensor domain-containing diguanylate cyclase, which translates into the protein MLTRSPRFALYRSHPELILNLGSCLAVLAIVAIVSYLLARERDSVELSAIRSSNNIVQLIESDILRNAELYDQSLQGLIWAVGRKELPEVPGVLRQRLLFNEAFVDRKRGDVLWLDKQGNVVGDSTSAIPRQANFADTGVFKAHQHNANLGLLVGPPFKAKLGDQDWCISFSRRIPGPDGEFAGLAAGALRLSYFSELFKRLDIGDDSSINLFNTDGQLLARQPTRPQDPLIGTNYAERPNFKRILGERSGSFTALSATHGTSRMYTFARVADLPLIVLVAHSADEVFQSWRRTAILVSVATGVLCIGILWLTLLLGRELRRRHEAEQGLATLAATDSLTGLANRRRLDQVLRQEWARAQRNHKPLAVLMVDVDHFKAFNQRHGHAGGDHALREVAKCIEGCIRRPADLAARYGGEEFQVILPETDLAGATLLAERIRASVAALAPFANDTRAVTVSIGIGLYEANPQHDLASVLGAADEALYRAKANGRNRVEGPGD
- a CDS encoding ferritin-like domain-containing protein, whose protein sequence is MSNPNKDVIDVLNDLIEYSKDGEKGFKSSADDVKNPELKAFFVQRAGECANAAGELQSEVRRLGGDPETSTSISGDLHRGWVNLKAMVTGKDEEAVLNEVERGEDHALKAYKEAREKLVKLGRTASDQSYTLVEKQLQGVQRNHDQVKALRNAARARS
- the ptsP gene encoding phosphoenolpyruvate--protein phosphotransferase; its protein translation is MLELATGQIAMGQKAADKAEALRLLADQLVADGLVAEGYLAGLQAREAQGSTFLGQGIAIPHGTPQTRDLVHTTGVRLLQFPEGVDWGDGQRVYLAIGIAARSDEHLRLLQLLTRALGETDLAEALRRASSAEALLKLLQGAPQALALDAQLVSLNLPAEDFDELAWRGARLLQRAGCVDSGFAAVLQQAEPLPLGEGLWWLHSERQVRQPGLAFITPQQPLRYRDQPLNGLFCLASLGAAHQALLERLCEVLIEGRGQMLYQATSSRAVLQVLGGEAPADWPSARILLANPHGLHARPAKVLAQLAKGFEGEIRVRLTDSAQPAVSVKSLSKLLSLGARRGQELELIAEPAIAADALPALLAAIEAGLGEDVEPLPQSSAPLASLPLEVLQAPAAGSRIQGVGAAPGIASGPAHVCVERDIDYPLRGESLAQERAKLREALATVNSELHNLVQRSDKAIGEIFVTHQEMLADPALADDVEQRLAQGESAPAAWMAVIEAAARQQESLHDALLAERAADLRDIGRRVLAQLCGVQAQVEPEQPYVLVMTEVGPSDVARLDPSRVAGIVTAQGGATAHSAIVARALGIPAVVGAGAAILLLEAGTPLLLDGQRGVVSVAPAAAELQRALAERDQREQRLQAAWAHRHEPAVTRDGHAVEVFANIGESSGIDKVVEQGAEGVGLLRTELIFMAHPQAPDVATQEAEYRRVLDGLGGRPLVVRTLDVGGDKPLPYWPIAAEDNPFLGVRGVRLTLQRPQVMEDQLRALLRAADQRPLRIMFPMVGQVHEWREARAMVERLRLEIPVADLQLGIMVEVPSAALLAPQLAREVDFFSIGTNDLTQYTLAIDRGHPSLSAQADGLHPAVLSLIDMTVRAAHAEGKWVGVCGELAADPQAVAVLLGLDVDELSVAARSIAEVKALVRQADHQTARALAREALQQDSAAAVRALVERY
- the pfkB gene encoding 1-phosphofructokinase, which gives rise to MAKILTLTLNPALDITISLDTLCPGHVNRSQAQHSDAAGKGLNVAQVLADLGHSVTVGGFLGQDNLQPFEALIAWRGFADCFVRVPGETRSNIKLVEADGRVTDINGQGPEVDEAARTALLRQLEQIAPGHDAVVVAGSLPRGISPEWFRQLLEQLKAQGLKVALDSSGEALRVGLQSAPWLVKPNTEELGEVLGLAVQTPAQQRAAAERLLASGIEHVVVSAGEHGVSWFACDLALHAQPPTVRVASTVGAGDSLVAGMVDGLLRGEAPAQTLSRATAIAAQAVTQVGFGIRDREQLARLEAGVQLTEQQEGCR
- a CDS encoding PTS fructose-like transporter subunit IIB, encoding MNIAIVTACPNGQVSSVLSARLLAAAAQRRGWSTRVEVQDAEHPERQLTAAQLAEADWVLVVSTGPIDLARFVGKRVYQSTPSQALADREGFLDEAAANAQLLADTPDSPAALSGAGVRIVAVTACPTGVAHTFMAAEALQQAAQQQGYQLTVETQGSVGARNPLSAQAIAEADVVLLAADIEVPTARFAGKRIYRCGTGIALKQARATLDKALAEGKVENAADAAAASASGKGEKTGVYKHLLTGVSFMLPMVVAGGLLIALSFVFGIEAYKEPGTLPAALMQIGGEAAFKLMVPLLAGYIAWSIADRPGLAPGMIGGLLASTLGAGFIGGIIAGFLAGYSAKAIARWARLPSSLEALKPILIIPLLASLFTGLVMIYVVGQPVAAMLEGLTQFLDSMGTTNAILLGLVLGGMMCVDLGGPINKAAYAFSVGLLASSSYAPMAATMAAGMVPPIGLGIASFLARRKFAQSEREAGKAALALGLCFISEGAIPFAAKDPLRVIPASVAGGALTGALSMYFGCKLMAPHGGLFVLLIPNAINHALLYLLAIVAGSLLTAVVYAVIKKSEQVELAVAPVKG
- a CDS encoding DUF3820 family protein → MKPETLELLVTRTMPFGKYQGRIIADLPGDYLAWFARKGFPAGELGGLLALMHEVDHNGLMDLLEPLRQKHRR